The following proteins come from a genomic window of Miscanthus floridulus cultivar M001 chromosome 2, ASM1932011v1, whole genome shotgun sequence:
- the LOC136516625 gene encoding E3 ubiquitin-protein ligase RHF2A-like, whose protein sequence is MDEKAKMDSKLSSAAAFVEGGVQDACDDACSICLDAFCDSNPSTMTNCRHDYHLQCILEWCQRSSQCPMCWQPISMKDPMSQELLEAVEQERNIRANRSHNTAVFHHPMLGDFEIPVGADDAELEERIIQHLAAAAAVCRSHRHHRRDGHQSRSGASSHPQFLVLSEDERTTSGQEGDYEQAPVVVSGHPLRTLVEQERTRGLVDASSPSLRFSTPADSTRRSNNRISGIQSTPVDQDGAGPSDLQSISDNLRSRLQSASMRYNDSITKSASGWRERWFSRNSLSDLGSEVRREVNAGIAAVSRMMERHDARDGTGPSATSASGSGSQ, encoded by the exons ATGGACGAGAAGGCGAAGATGGACAGCAAgctgtcctcggcggcggcgttcgTGGAGGGGGGCGTGCAGGACGCCTGCGACGACGCCTGCAGCATCTGCCTCGACGCCTTCTGCGACAGCAACCCCTCCACG ATGACCAATTGCAGGCATGACTACCATCTCCAGTGCATTCTTGAATG GTGCCAGAGAAGCTCCCAATGCCCCATGTGTTGGCAGCCTATCAGCATGAAAGATCCCATGAG CCAAGAGCTACTAGAGGCTGTTGAACAAGAGAGGAACATCCGAGCTAATCGTTCACATAATACTGCTGTTTTCCACCATCCAATGCTGGGTGATTTTGAG ATTCCTGTAGGTGCAGATGATGCAGAACTTGAAGAACGCATTATTCAGCACTTGGCTGCTGCAGCTGCAGTGTGTAGGTCACACCGTCATCATAGAAGAGATGGGCACCAGAGCAGATCAGGAGCAAGTAGCCACCCACAATTTCTGGTGCTTTCAGAAGACGAGCGCACAACCTCAGGTCAAGAAGGGGATTACGAACAAGCCCCTGTTGTAGTTTCTGGTCACCCTTTACGTACTCTTGTTGAACAAGAACGCACTCGAGGGTTAGTGGATGCTTCCAGTCCATCTCTCCGCTTTTCGACTCCTGCTGATAGTACTCGTAGATCAAACAATAG GATTTCTGGGATTCAATCTACACCTGTGGATCAAGATGGAGCAGGACCGTCCGATTTACAATCAATCTCTGACAATTTGAGATCCCGTCTGCAGTCAGCTTCAATGAG GTACAATGATTCCATAACCAAGAGTGCAAGTGGATGGAGGGAGAGGTGGTTTTCTCGGAACTCTTTATCGGATCTTGGTTCTGAGGTGAGGAGGGAGGTCAACGCGGGGATTGCTGCAGTGTCTCGCATGATGGAACGGCATGATGCAAGAGACGGGACGGGGCCTTCTGCTACCTCCGCATCAGGATCTGGTTCTCAGTGA